The following are encoded in a window of Brevibacillus ruminantium genomic DNA:
- a CDS encoding YhcN/YlaJ family sporulation lipoprotein: MNKKTWLLQAVAGIALLTSACGYNAAPAPDNTARTKGTTVNQAAPRLFNPGKASIYNNAPGAPGYTSRNYPYTSSSTGNYAYTNTAGTQIDGMGINAVPYTYGGRANGVPRTFGTTGTYGTGTYGTGTFGTTGTYGTTGTYGTTGTYGTTGISGTTGTYGAGTYGTAGNVGTHGIYGTGTGMTHNYGLRHSYNAFTDGGTRPLNRDGYHGTSIYRSHTGAGTMATSTIPHAGFVQVHRGAHTAAAGGTGNQVYVDRDALAKAVGNVTVSCPGVDRSTVLVTDKEVFVGLNTTGTDANTAKNQARMNATSVCPRYYKVYVTDNPQDIDEITRVASRTTSGPTARAEDTRQYDALIKRMGGLVTGEEMKTKGSTMTTETKRTHKAKQGMGTSSR, from the coding sequence TTGAATAAAAAAACTTGGTTGCTTCAAGCAGTTGCAGGTATTGCTCTGTTGACTTCCGCATGTGGGTACAATGCTGCTCCGGCTCCAGACAACACTGCTCGCACGAAAGGCACCACGGTGAACCAAGCTGCTCCACGCCTTTTCAACCCTGGCAAAGCCAGCATTTACAACAACGCTCCGGGAGCACCTGGCTATACGTCGCGCAACTACCCGTACACCTCTTCCAGCACGGGTAACTACGCGTACACAAACACCGCCGGTACTCAAATCGATGGCATGGGAATCAATGCTGTTCCTTACACTTACGGGGGTAGGGCCAATGGGGTTCCTCGCACATTTGGTACGACAGGTACCTATGGAACCGGTACCTATGGAACTGGCACCTTTGGAACGACAGGAACCTATGGTACTACCGGCACCTACGGAACGACTGGCACCTATGGTACGACTGGCATCTCCGGTACTACTGGCACCTATGGAGCTGGCACCTATGGAACTGCGGGCAATGTAGGGACTCACGGTATCTATGGCACCGGGACAGGGATGACCCACAACTACGGGCTGCGGCATAGCTATAATGCCTTTACCGACGGTGGCACTCGTCCGCTGAACCGCGATGGTTATCACGGAACCTCCATTTATCGCTCCCATACGGGTGCCGGTACAATGGCTACCAGTACCATCCCACATGCTGGATTTGTCCAGGTACACCGCGGCGCGCACACAGCAGCTGCAGGTGGAACTGGCAATCAGGTTTATGTGGACCGTGATGCCCTGGCAAAAGCTGTCGGCAACGTAACCGTCAGTTGCCCTGGCGTCGATCGCTCCACTGTACTGGTAACCGACAAAGAAGTATTTGTCGGTTTGAACACCACTGGTACTGACGCGAATACCGCCAAAAATCAAGCCCGTATGAACGCCACGTCCGTTTGCCCGCGTTATTACAAAGTGTATGTAACAGACAACCCCCAAGACATTGACGAGATCACCCGTGTTGCCAGCCGCACCACGAGCGGTCCAACGGCCCGAGCAGAAGATACTCGTCAGTATGACGCCCTGATCAAACGGATGGGCGGCCTGGTCACTGGTGAAGAGATGAAAACCAAAGGTTCAACCATGACCACTGAAACGAAACGTACCCACAAAGCAAAACAAGGTATGGGAACCTCCTCCCGTTAA
- a CDS encoding YutD family protein gives MIRTQAGTYEVMEDNRDGWNSEAFKERYSDILDKYDYIVGDWGYGQLRLRGFYESTNRKVPFEQRIAALDEYLHEFCNFGCPYFVLRKVKANPYHQDPYAADGEERFGDAEADGIGEEIFVERKERKRVHPRQNRADRNERNQASGERKQRGDKPKYQPDKNGRDGGKDRRQNQPRPGRERDKSPSGQAQPKRP, from the coding sequence TTGATTCGCACCCAAGCAGGCACTTATGAAGTCATGGAAGACAACCGCGACGGTTGGAATTCCGAAGCGTTTAAAGAACGCTACAGCGACATTCTCGACAAGTACGACTACATTGTGGGCGATTGGGGTTACGGCCAGCTCCGCTTACGTGGATTTTACGAAAGCACGAATCGAAAAGTGCCATTTGAGCAGCGAATCGCCGCATTGGACGAGTACCTGCATGAGTTTTGCAACTTCGGTTGTCCTTATTTTGTACTGCGCAAGGTAAAAGCAAACCCGTATCACCAAGACCCCTATGCGGCTGATGGTGAAGAGCGATTCGGGGATGCAGAAGCAGACGGGATAGGCGAGGAGATATTTGTAGAGCGCAAAGAGCGCAAGCGCGTTCACCCGAGACAAAATCGCGCAGATCGAAACGAGCGGAACCAGGCATCAGGGGAACGCAAACAGCGTGGAGACAAACCGAAATATCAACCAGACAAAAACGGTCGAGACGGAGGCAAGGATCGCCGCCAGAATCAACCAAGGCCTGGTCGAGAAAGGGACAAGTCTCCCAGCGGTCAAGCACAACCAAAACGGCCATGA
- a CDS encoding nitroreductase family protein, producing MKDFVSVVKERRSANKFVQGIEISKEELDDIFSLAKYAPSAFNLQHAHYLVVTDEDVKEQVYEAAYRQYKVKTATAAIVVLGDTRAHEQAGKIYEGLLHLGVYNQQEYQQTVEGTIQFYQSRGEQFAREEAIRNASLSAMQLMLIAKEKGWDTCPMIGFDPELLRSSLDIPDRYVPVMLITLGKEDTSSQRPRGYRKPVGEFVSYNESPQ from the coding sequence GTGAAGGATTTTGTTTCCGTCGTAAAAGAGAGACGCTCGGCCAATAAGTTTGTCCAAGGGATCGAAATTTCAAAGGAAGAACTGGATGACATTTTTTCACTGGCGAAATACGCGCCGTCGGCGTTTAATCTGCAGCATGCCCATTATCTCGTGGTGACCGACGAGGATGTAAAGGAACAGGTATACGAAGCAGCTTACCGCCAATACAAGGTAAAAACAGCCACAGCGGCGATAGTTGTCCTGGGAGATACCCGCGCGCATGAGCAGGCGGGAAAAATCTATGAAGGACTGCTTCATTTGGGCGTGTACAACCAGCAGGAGTACCAACAAACGGTGGAGGGAACTATCCAGTTTTACCAGTCGCGCGGGGAACAATTTGCACGGGAAGAAGCGATTCGAAACGCCAGCCTGTCTGCGATGCAGTTGATGCTGATTGCCAAAGAAAAAGGGTGGGACACATGTCCGATGATCGGTTTTGACCCGGAGCTGCTCCGAAGCTCTCTCGACATTCCCGATCGCTATGTTCCGGTTATGCTGATCACACTGGGTAAAGAAGATACTTCCAGTCAAAGGCCAAGAGGGTACCGGAAGCCGGTAGGGGAATTCGTCTCCTACAATGAAAGTCCCCAATAA
- a CDS encoding dicarboxylate/amino acid:cation symporter, with amino-acid sequence MKKLGLLPKVLIAIILGILIGSVSPEPVIQAFATYSGLFGNFLGFAIPLIIIGFIAPGIGELGKGAGKLLGLTTAVAYGSTIIAGTISYMVSAGLFPQLLEVGGLTKSFANPEDALIQPFFTVDMPPVMGVMTALLLAFTLGLGASVVKGDSLQRVMVDLREIVEKMISSIIIPLLPFHILSVFANLTFGGQVKTILAVFAKVFVIIIVMHLAYLVIQYLVAGQLGRKNPFVLLKNMLPAYFTAIGTQSSAATIPVTLRQTKQNKVTDKIADFVIPLCATIHLSGSTITLVACSMAVMMLNGMSTSFATMFPFILMLGITMVAAPGVPGGAVMAALGLLESMLGFSTTLTSLMIALYIAQDSFGTACNVTGDGAIAVITDRLSKPSTT; translated from the coding sequence ATGAAAAAATTAGGGCTTTTGCCCAAAGTATTGATTGCCATTATACTTGGAATCTTGATTGGTTCCGTCTCACCTGAGCCTGTTATCCAAGCCTTTGCTACCTATAGCGGTCTCTTTGGCAATTTTCTTGGCTTCGCCATCCCGCTGATTATTATTGGTTTTATCGCACCAGGCATCGGCGAGTTGGGCAAAGGGGCAGGGAAGCTGCTCGGCCTGACGACCGCCGTCGCTTACGGTTCGACCATTATCGCAGGAACCATATCGTACATGGTCAGCGCCGGATTGTTTCCCCAGCTGCTTGAAGTGGGAGGCCTAACGAAGTCCTTTGCCAACCCGGAAGATGCTTTGATTCAGCCTTTCTTCACGGTGGACATGCCCCCGGTCATGGGTGTCATGACTGCACTATTGCTCGCTTTTACCCTCGGACTGGGCGCTTCCGTCGTCAAGGGCGATTCTCTCCAGCGAGTCATGGTGGATCTGCGCGAAATCGTCGAAAAAATGATTTCGTCCATCATCATTCCGCTGCTGCCTTTTCATATTTTATCGGTATTTGCCAATCTTACCTTTGGCGGTCAGGTGAAAACGATCCTCGCCGTGTTTGCCAAGGTGTTTGTCATTATTATCGTCATGCATCTTGCCTATCTGGTCATTCAATACCTGGTCGCCGGACAATTGGGACGTAAAAATCCGTTTGTTTTGTTGAAGAATATGCTGCCTGCGTATTTTACTGCCATCGGCACACAATCCTCTGCCGCCACGATTCCTGTGACGTTAAGACAAACCAAGCAGAACAAGGTGACGGATAAAATCGCTGATTTTGTCATCCCGCTTTGTGCCACGATTCATTTATCCGGCAGTACGATTACCTTGGTCGCCTGCTCGATGGCGGTCATGATGCTGAACGGCATGTCTACTTCCTTTGCAACGATGTTTCCCTTTATCCTCATGCTGGGCATCACCATGGTCGCAGCACCAGGCGTTCCCGGCGGAGCAGTGATGGCAGCACTCGGTCTGCTGGAATCCATGCTGGGCTTCAGCACCACACTGACATCCCTGATGATCGCCCTGTACATTGCCCAGGACAGCTTCGGTACCGCCTGCAACGTGACTGGCGATGGAGCCATTGCGGTGATTACAGACAGACTGAGCAAGCCAAGCACTACGTAA
- a CDS encoding DUF3055 domain-containing protein → MSNDIFYLYDETEETRTRFVSFMAEATRFDLAIITTNRFYGKKLVVNIQNGRSAIIGSDDLEEEGYLEFAFNLNETEAEELRTFLESLM, encoded by the coding sequence ATGTCCAATGATATTTTTTATCTGTATGACGAGACCGAAGAAACGCGCACCCGCTTTGTCAGCTTTATGGCTGAGGCTACCCGCTTCGATTTGGCGATTATTACGACCAATCGTTTCTATGGAAAAAAGCTGGTAGTGAACATCCAGAACGGGCGCTCCGCGATTATTGGTTCTGATGATCTGGAAGAAGAAGGCTATCTCGAATTTGCCTTTAACCTGAATGAGACGGAAGCGGAAGAGCTTCGAACCTTTTTGGAATCACTAATGTAA
- the glpX gene encoding class II fructose-bisphosphatase — translation MERELALEVVRVTEIAALASSHWLGRGKKNEADGAATGAMRVMFDTINIRGTVVIGEGELDEAPMLYIGEKLGSTGSDGPEVDVAVDPLEGTTIVAKGHNNAMSVVAIGDRGTLLHAPDMYMLKMAVGKKAAGKIKLHDPVEKMIEVVAQANNKRIQDVTVIIQERERHQHIIDAVREKGARVKLFGDGDVGAAIAACMPQTGIDLFLGIGGAPEGVISAAAIKCLDGDMQAQLKPQNDAERQRCIRMGLQNPEQILSLDDLVKGDDAIFAATGVSDGELLKGVRYLGDDMVETDSIVMRAKTKTIRFVRALHNLSQKQYLIGK, via the coding sequence GTGGAACGCGAACTGGCACTGGAAGTAGTGCGTGTAACAGAGATAGCCGCATTGGCTTCTTCCCACTGGTTGGGGCGCGGCAAAAAGAATGAGGCGGACGGAGCAGCGACAGGCGCCATGCGCGTTATGTTTGACACCATTAACATCCGTGGGACAGTGGTGATTGGCGAAGGCGAGCTGGACGAGGCCCCGATGTTGTATATTGGCGAAAAACTGGGAAGCACCGGGTCAGATGGACCGGAAGTAGATGTAGCGGTTGATCCGCTGGAAGGAACCACTATCGTTGCCAAGGGTCATAACAACGCCATGTCCGTAGTGGCCATCGGTGATCGGGGAACCCTGCTGCATGCGCCGGACATGTATATGTTGAAAATGGCTGTAGGGAAAAAAGCGGCTGGCAAAATCAAGCTGCACGATCCCGTTGAAAAAATGATCGAAGTTGTCGCGCAGGCCAATAACAAGCGGATACAGGATGTCACGGTAATCATCCAGGAAAGAGAGCGGCATCAGCATATCATCGACGCCGTCAGAGAAAAAGGTGCTCGAGTCAAGCTGTTTGGAGACGGAGATGTCGGTGCAGCCATCGCTGCCTGCATGCCGCAAACCGGAATTGACCTGTTCCTTGGCATCGGCGGGGCGCCAGAAGGTGTTATTAGCGCGGCCGCGATCAAATGCCTGGATGGCGACATGCAAGCTCAGCTGAAACCGCAAAATGATGCCGAACGCCAGCGCTGCATCCGCATGGGGCTGCAAAATCCCGAACAAATCCTCTCCCTGGACGACTTGGTAAAAGGAGACGACGCGATCTTTGCGGCAACCGGCGTGTCAGACGGAGAGCTTCTAAAAGGTGTCCGGTACCTCGGAGACGACATGGTGGAGACCGACTCCATCGTCATGCGGGCCAAGACCAAAACCATCCGTTTTGTGCGTGCCCTGCATAATCTAAGTCAAAAACAGTATCTGATCGGGAAGTGA
- a CDS encoding amino acid ABC transporter permease encodes MNNSYLQEGELVLVVLILTFAITIWYAKRKKRKQ; translated from the coding sequence ATGAACAATTCCTATTTACAGGAAGGGGAATTGGTTCTAGTTGTATTGATTCTCACTTTTGCGATCACCATCTGGTACGCAAAACGAAAAAAACGGAAGCAGTAA
- the hepT gene encoding type VII toxin-antitoxin system HepT family RNase toxin, with product MRNEPLALRVNLFAHTGNAGGRERGSMYEGDTMYDVNTKRIDEVLKQMSRMLALLENLTSRQAADLAADEVALAAMERALHLSIEAIIDTGNALIDGFIMRDPGSYADIVEILRDEQVITDEQAKELTGVVEFRKFLVNDYTNVPREAMIELAGKGLPVLRQFEPAVRTYLKKELF from the coding sequence TTGAGAAATGAGCCTCTTGCCCTGCGCGTGAACCTGTTTGCCCATACCGGTAATGCCGGCGGTCGGGAGAGAGGCAGTATGTATGAGGGGGATACCATGTACGACGTAAATACAAAGCGCATCGACGAAGTATTGAAACAGATGTCCCGAATGCTTGCTCTCTTGGAGAATCTGACATCGCGGCAAGCGGCTGATCTGGCGGCAGATGAAGTGGCACTGGCAGCGATGGAGAGGGCTCTTCATCTGTCGATTGAAGCCATCATCGATACCGGCAATGCACTTATCGACGGCTTTATCATGCGGGACCCGGGAAGCTATGCCGACATCGTGGAAATCCTGCGAGATGAACAGGTCATTACAGATGAACAGGCGAAAGAGCTGACAGGCGTGGTTGAATTCCGCAAATTTTTGGTGAATGACTACACAAATGTGCCGCGTGAAGCGATGATCGAGCTCGCCGGAAAAGGACTGCCTGTCTTGCGTCAGTTCGAGCCGGCAGTTCGGACGTATCTGAAAAAAGAGCTGTTTTAA
- a CDS encoding helix-turn-helix transcriptional regulator, which translates to MSNENTSTRDQILNMLKVKGSLSVSDMAVDLGITEMAVRRHLNTLERDNLIKSTLVRQAMGRPTNVYSLSQEADELFPRNYSHLTLDFLRDLQDIDGNGKVEMLFRRRENRLEQSYRPQVQGNLEERVAKLAELQNEKGYMVEWEKLEEEGRYCIKEFNCPISQVAREFNQACTCELSLFRRVLNAEVEQTSCMAKGGEKCVFDIREVRQA; encoded by the coding sequence ATGAGTAATGAAAACACTTCTACCCGCGACCAGATCCTGAACATGCTGAAGGTTAAGGGATCACTCTCTGTCAGTGATATGGCGGTTGATTTGGGAATTACCGAGATGGCGGTACGACGCCATTTAAATACCCTGGAGCGCGACAATCTCATCAAGTCGACACTCGTGCGGCAAGCCATGGGACGGCCTACCAACGTGTACTCTCTGTCTCAAGAGGCTGATGAACTGTTTCCTCGCAATTACTCTCATCTTACGTTGGACTTCTTGCGCGATTTGCAGGATATAGATGGAAATGGAAAAGTGGAAATGCTGTTTCGTCGCAGGGAAAACCGGCTGGAGCAGTCGTATCGTCCACAGGTTCAAGGCAACCTGGAAGAACGGGTAGCGAAGCTGGCTGAGCTGCAAAACGAAAAAGGCTACATGGTAGAATGGGAAAAGCTGGAGGAAGAAGGGCGATACTGCATCAAGGAGTTTAACTGCCCGATTTCACAGGTGGCCCGTGAATTCAACCAAGCCTGCACATGTGAGCTTTCTCTGTTCCGTCGCGTACTGAATGCCGAGGTGGAACAGACCTCATGCATGGCCAAGGGCGGAGAAAAATGCGTGTTTGATATACGTGAGGTGCGCCAGGCGTAA
- a CDS encoding TIGR01457 family HAD-type hydrolase, which yields MKNYRGYLLDLDGTIYRGREVIPGAAAFLAHLRETGVPYLFLTNNSSAPPEQVAARLQTMGIPAEAEEVYTSAMATAQYLAQVAPAGTPVYVIGEEGVRAELTKQGFVLTEKAARYVIVGIDRTFDYEKLTIAARALREGATLIATNRDAALPSEHGLTPGNGSLVAAVSVASGKEPIVIGKPETIIMRLALDRLGTAVAETLIVGDNLYTDIDAGAKSGIDSLLVLTGFSSKEDAAVHPQPPTHIARDLTEWLRVTTS from the coding sequence GTGAAGAACTATCGAGGGTATTTGCTTGATTTGGACGGAACCATTTACCGCGGACGGGAAGTGATTCCCGGGGCTGCTGCATTCCTCGCGCATTTGCGCGAAACAGGCGTGCCGTATTTGTTTTTAACCAACAACTCATCTGCCCCGCCCGAGCAGGTGGCAGCCCGCCTGCAAACAATGGGCATCCCGGCTGAAGCAGAAGAGGTGTACACCTCAGCAATGGCTACTGCACAGTATCTGGCCCAGGTTGCTCCAGCCGGTACGCCTGTCTATGTCATCGGTGAGGAGGGGGTGAGAGCTGAGCTTACCAAACAGGGCTTCGTCCTCACAGAAAAGGCGGCTCGCTACGTGATCGTCGGGATCGACCGAACATTCGATTATGAAAAGCTGACCATCGCTGCGCGTGCTCTCCGGGAAGGGGCCACCTTGATCGCAACCAACCGCGATGCAGCCCTGCCATCCGAGCATGGCCTGACGCCTGGGAACGGTTCGCTGGTCGCAGCGGTCTCTGTTGCTTCAGGCAAGGAGCCGATCGTCATCGGAAAACCGGAAACAATCATCATGCGCCTCGCCCTGGACAGATTGGGCACCGCGGTTGCGGAGACCTTGATCGTCGGAGACAATCTGTACACCGACATCGATGCAGGTGCAAAGAGCGGCATCGACAGCCTGCTCGTTCTGACCGGTTTTTCCAGCAAAGAGGATGCGGCGGTGCATCCCCAGCCGCCGACGCACATCGCTCGTGATCTGACGGAGTGGCTGCGTGTGACCACTTCCTAG
- a CDS encoding phosphatidylglycerophosphatase A family protein yields the protein MKDYSSLNSMTCYEVTLELLQQRGVQIDDIAEIVLFLQKDYFPYLTLDDCRESVQAVLRKREVQNALMTGIQLDMLAEKKQLFSPLQEIIEKDESLYGIDEVMALAIVNLYGSIGFTNYGYVDKIKHGKLKQLNDKRFGVHTFLDDLAGAIAAAASSRIAHRQKQEEESC from the coding sequence ATGAAAGATTACAGTTCGCTCAACAGCATGACCTGCTACGAAGTCACGCTGGAGCTGCTGCAGCAACGCGGCGTGCAAATCGACGATATTGCAGAAATCGTGCTCTTCCTGCAAAAGGATTACTTTCCCTATCTCACCCTGGACGATTGCCGGGAAAGCGTACAGGCTGTCCTGCGGAAGCGGGAAGTGCAAAACGCGCTGATGACGGGCATTCAATTGGATATGCTGGCGGAAAAAAAGCAGCTGTTCTCCCCGTTGCAGGAGATCATTGAAAAGGATGAGTCTCTGTATGGGATCGATGAGGTGATGGCGCTGGCCATCGTGAATTTATACGGAAGTATCGGCTTTACCAACTACGGGTATGTAGACAAAATCAAACACGGCAAGCTGAAGCAGCTAAACGACAAGCGGTTTGGCGTCCATACCTTTCTCGATGACCTGGCAGGCGCCATAGCCGCTGCCGCTTCCAGCCGGATCGCACACCGCCAGAAACAGGAGGAAGAATCCTGCTGA
- a CDS encoding Rossmann-fold NAD(P)-binding domain-containing protein — translation MTTKPLVYATRQLASELIEYRKETATVEVWEEDCACPPEVLLEEQADGLLMMMADRVDEELPSRARHQKVVASMAARYENIDTAAARKRGVLVTNTPDVQMEATADPAFALLLAAARRISEANRYVMVGGWTGWKPVLMAGQTRLGMGKLAAANIRSALEGKGLVTPV, via the coding sequence ATGACGACGAAACCACTCGTGTACGCGACGAGGCAGTTAGCCAGCGAACTGATTGAATACCGAAAAGAAACCGCAACCGTAGAGGTGTGGGAGGAAGACTGCGCCTGCCCGCCAGAGGTATTGTTGGAGGAGCAGGCGGACGGACTTCTCATGATGATGGCGGATCGGGTGGATGAAGAATTGCCGAGCCGTGCACGCCATCAGAAGGTCGTGGCCAGTATGGCAGCCAGGTACGAGAATATCGACACGGCTGCCGCCAGGAAACGCGGTGTTCTGGTGACCAATACTCCAGATGTGCAAATGGAGGCCACGGCCGATCCCGCTTTTGCGCTTTTGTTGGCGGCGGCAAGACGGATTTCTGAAGCGAACCGCTATGTAATGGTAGGTGGATGGACGGGATGGAAGCCTGTGCTGATGGCTGGGCAAACCCGTCTGGGTATGGGCAAACTGGCGGCAGCCAATATCCGCTCCGCGCTGGAAGGGAAGGGGCTTGTTACGCCGGTATGA
- a CDS encoding alpha/beta hydrolase, giving the protein MKLVSILIVMVVILLAAASFVALRVTWKLTHPRQKQIDSRPEDFSIHHYEKISFPSRESGITIRGWYLSAKANGFPDRKRTLIFSHGYGQNRLEPHLPALSLAARLVSCGYNILMFDFRNSGESSPALTTIGLREQDDLLGAIDYVEKNRPSERIGLIGFSMGAATSLLVGGRDQRVEAIAADSPFYSLQEYLEENLPQWTGLPRFPFNWLILTLSPLMLGANPRHVRPYEAVTGANKPIFFIHGTGDATVPSANSEWLYQLAAHEESELWLVPGAGHVRSYPLVPEEYARKMAAFFERIGESSKAAQDGDYAKKPSPAR; this is encoded by the coding sequence ATGAAGCTAGTGAGCATTCTGATCGTGATGGTTGTGATTCTCCTTGCTGCCGCTTCGTTTGTCGCGCTGCGTGTGACGTGGAAGCTGACGCATCCGCGCCAGAAGCAGATTGATAGCCGTCCGGAGGATTTTTCCATTCACCACTACGAGAAGATCTCTTTTCCCAGTCGGGAAAGCGGGATAACGATCCGGGGCTGGTATCTTTCTGCGAAAGCAAACGGCTTTCCAGACCGCAAGCGAACGCTGATTTTCTCCCACGGCTACGGCCAAAACCGTCTGGAGCCGCATCTTCCCGCCCTCTCGCTGGCAGCCAGGCTTGTTTCCTGCGGGTACAATATCCTGATGTTTGATTTTCGCAACAGCGGAGAGTCATCCCCTGCCTTGACCACGATCGGTCTGCGGGAACAGGATGATTTGCTGGGGGCGATTGATTACGTCGAAAAAAACAGGCCGAGCGAACGAATCGGGTTGATCGGCTTTTCCATGGGTGCCGCCACCTCTCTCTTGGTGGGAGGGCGCGATCAGCGGGTAGAGGCGATTGCGGCAGACTCACCCTTCTACTCTTTGCAGGAGTATCTGGAAGAGAATTTGCCACAGTGGACAGGCCTTCCCCGCTTTCCTTTCAACTGGTTGATTTTGACGCTCAGTCCGCTGATGCTCGGGGCCAATCCGCGGCATGTGCGCCCGTACGAAGCGGTCACGGGAGCCAATAAACCGATATTTTTTATCCATGGGACAGGCGATGCGACCGTGCCGAGTGCAAACAGTGAGTGGCTGTACCAGCTGGCCGCTCATGAGGAGTCGGAGCTGTGGCTGGTTCCTGGCGCTGGACATGTGCGCAGCTACCCGCTTGTTCCGGAAGAGTACGCACGAAAAATGGCTGCATTTTTTGAGCGAATCGGGGAGTCCAGCAAGGCTGCACAAGATGGCGATTACGCAAAAAAGCCCTCGCCGGCGAGATGA
- a CDS encoding NifU family protein, whose amino-acid sequence MFDQVEEVLDKLRPYLQRDGGDVQLVDVEEGIVKLRLMGACGSCPSSTITLKAGIERALLEEIPGVKEVQQVF is encoded by the coding sequence ATGTTCGATCAAGTGGAAGAAGTTTTGGATAAATTGCGTCCCTATCTGCAGCGCGATGGCGGTGACGTACAGCTCGTTGACGTAGAGGAAGGCATTGTCAAGCTTCGCCTGATGGGCGCTTGCGGCAGCTGCCCTTCTTCGACCATTACCCTCAAAGCAGGGATTGAGCGCGCTCTTCTGGAAGAAATCCCAGGCGTAAAAGAAGTACAGCAAGTATTCTAA
- the cysK gene encoding cysteine synthase A has protein sequence MNVYGNIKELIGNTPIVELTQFPLPEGVRLFAKLEYFNPGGSVKDRLGVELIRAAEESEQLLPGGTIIEPTAGNTGIGLALAAVGTGYRVIFCVPEKFSEEKQELMRALGAEVVNTPTENGIKGAIAKAQELAASIPGSFVPQQFANPANPDAHYKTTGPEIWEQMDGKVDVFVAGAGSGGTFMGAARYLKEKNPQVKTVIVEPEGSILNGGESGPHKTEGIGMEFLPPFMDTDYFDAIHTILDAEAFDRVKQLAAKEGILVGSSAGAALEAALREAEVAQPGTNIVTLFADGSERYLSKKIYQGGI, from the coding sequence GTGAACGTATATGGAAATATCAAAGAACTGATCGGAAATACGCCAATTGTGGAGCTGACTCAATTTCCGCTTCCAGAGGGTGTTCGCTTGTTTGCGAAGCTGGAGTATTTTAATCCGGGCGGAAGTGTGAAGGACAGACTGGGCGTTGAGTTGATCCGTGCTGCAGAAGAGAGCGAGCAGCTCTTGCCGGGAGGAACCATTATTGAACCGACCGCAGGAAACACGGGAATCGGACTTGCCCTGGCGGCAGTCGGAACTGGGTATCGTGTGATTTTTTGTGTTCCGGAAAAGTTCTCGGAGGAAAAGCAAGAGCTGATGCGCGCCCTGGGCGCTGAGGTGGTCAACACACCGACAGAAAACGGAATCAAGGGAGCAATCGCCAAGGCACAAGAGCTGGCAGCCAGCATTCCCGGTTCTTTTGTCCCGCAGCAGTTTGCAAACCCGGCCAATCCAGACGCGCACTACAAGACCACGGGTCCAGAAATATGGGAACAAATGGATGGGAAAGTGGATGTGTTTGTGGCAGGAGCTGGTTCCGGCGGCACTTTTATGGGGGCAGCCCGCTATTTGAAGGAAAAAAATCCGCAGGTAAAAACGGTAATCGTAGAACCGGAGGGCTCCATTTTGAACGGGGGAGAGTCTGGTCCGCATAAGACAGAAGGCATTGGCATGGAATTTCTACCGCCGTTTATGGACACGGACTATTTTGATGCGATTCATACCATCCTGGATGCAGAGGCATTTGATCGGGTCAAGCAGCTTGCTGCCAAGGAAGGCATTCTCGTAGGAAGCTCGGCAGGAGCAGCACTGGAAGCCGCCCTCCGCGAGGCAGAGGTGGCACAGCCGGGAACCAATATCGTCACATTGTTTGCAGATGGCAGTGAACGCTATTTGAGTAAAAAAATCTATCAGGGGGGCATCTAA